From the genome of Bordetella sp. H567, one region includes:
- a CDS encoding shikimate dehydrogenase family protein, which yields MTPISGKTQVYGILADPIHHVQAPQRLNEFFASIGFDGVMIPIHVRPDNLPAVVAGLRGMENLGGVVVTVPHKTAILALCDEASAVTRKIGAANVVRREPDGRLVATMLDGEGFVGGLRAEGRQVEGKTAYLAGAGGAANAIAFSLVGAGVARLTVANRTRSKAEDLRQRILALHPGADVRVGSDDPSGHDLVVNATSLGMRQGDALPLDVSRLAPPQLVCEVIMQPRETALLLAARERGCAIQYGAPMLAAQVGLMADFLGARTA from the coding sequence ATGACGCCCATCAGCGGCAAGACGCAGGTATACGGCATCCTGGCCGATCCCATTCATCACGTCCAGGCGCCCCAGCGCTTGAACGAGTTTTTCGCGTCCATCGGGTTCGACGGCGTGATGATCCCGATCCATGTGCGGCCCGACAACCTGCCGGCGGTCGTGGCAGGCCTGCGCGGCATGGAGAACCTGGGCGGCGTGGTGGTCACGGTGCCGCACAAGACAGCCATTCTTGCCTTGTGCGACGAGGCCTCGGCGGTCACGCGCAAGATCGGCGCCGCCAACGTCGTTCGCCGCGAGCCGGACGGGCGCCTGGTCGCGACCATGCTCGACGGCGAAGGTTTCGTCGGTGGGCTGCGCGCCGAAGGCCGGCAGGTGGAAGGAAAAACCGCTTATCTGGCCGGTGCGGGCGGTGCCGCCAACGCCATCGCGTTTTCCCTGGTCGGGGCTGGCGTGGCGCGGCTGACCGTCGCCAACCGCACGCGGTCCAAGGCCGAGGACCTGCGCCAACGCATCCTGGCCTTGCATCCCGGGGCGGACGTGCGCGTCGGTTCGGACGATCCCAGCGGGCACGACCTGGTGGTCAACGCGACATCGCTCGGTATGCGGCAAGGCGATGCGTTGCCGCTGGATGTATCGCGCCTGGCGCCGCCGCAGCTCGTGTGCGAGGTCATCATGCAGCCGCGCGAGACCGCGCTGCTGCTGGCCGCGCGCGAGCGCGGCTGCGCCATCCAGTATGGCGCGCCCATGCTGGCCGCGCAGGTCGGGCTGATGGCCGACTTCCTGGGTGCGCGGACGGCATAG
- a CDS encoding ABC transporter ATP-binding protein, which translates to MLIVEELHKSFSTAQGSLPVLRGVNLQLAAGESLALMGESGSGKSTLLHVIAGLERPDGGRVLVDGESLHARGEAGLARWRRTGIGLIFQQYNLIGSLDVSANLRFQARLAGREDAAWTAHLTERLGLSPLLSRYPEQLSGGQQQRVAIGRALAGRPSLVLADEPTGSLDEASSDVVLDLLLGLVRDAGSTLLMVTHSARLAARLSRRLTLHLGRVGGDGGGSIDAAGDAEAMAGHADAQDPARTR; encoded by the coding sequence TTGCTCATCGTCGAAGAACTGCACAAAAGCTTCTCTACCGCGCAGGGCAGCCTGCCCGTGCTGCGCGGCGTCAACCTGCAACTGGCGGCCGGTGAAAGCCTGGCCTTGATGGGCGAGTCCGGCAGCGGCAAAAGCACGCTGCTGCACGTGATCGCGGGGCTGGAACGGCCCGATGGCGGGCGCGTCCTGGTCGACGGGGAAAGCCTGCACGCACGTGGCGAAGCCGGGCTGGCGCGCTGGCGCAGGACCGGGATCGGCTTGATTTTCCAGCAGTACAACCTGATCGGCAGCCTGGATGTCTCGGCGAACCTGCGATTCCAGGCCCGGCTGGCGGGACGCGAGGACGCCGCCTGGACGGCGCATCTGACGGAACGGTTGGGGTTGTCGCCCCTGCTGTCGCGCTATCCCGAGCAATTGTCGGGGGGACAACAGCAGCGCGTGGCCATCGGCCGGGCCCTGGCCGGACGGCCTTCGCTGGTACTGGCCGACGAGCCTACCGGCAGCCTGGACGAGGCCAGCAGCGATGTGGTGCTGGACCTGCTGCTGGGGCTGGTGCGCGACGCGGGCAGCACGCTGCTCATGGTGACCCATAGTGCGCGGCTGGCCGCGCGCCTGTCGCGACGCCTGACGCTGCATCTGGGGCGGGTGGGCGGCGATGGCGGCGGTTCCATCGATGCCGCCGGGGATGCCGAGGCCATGGCCGGCCATGCCGATGCCCAAGACCCGGCACGGACGCGATGA
- a CDS encoding 3-keto-5-aminohexanoate cleavage protein → MAKGKQKVIITCAVTGAIHTPSMSPHLPVTADEIAEAAIGAARAGAAVLHLHARDPKTGKPSQDPALFEPFLKRIKQETDAVINITTGGSPHMTVEERMRPAATFKPEVASLNMGSMNFGLFPMLDRFKEFQHDWEREHLENSRSLIFRNTYQDIESILAIGNANGTRFEFECYDISHLYNLKHFVDRGLVKSPPFIQSVFGILGGIGPHPEDLMHMKRTADRLFGSEYEWSILGAGRNQIPLATIGAAMGSNVRVGLEDSLWIGPGKLAESNRAQVERIRTILEALNLEIATPDDAREKLGLKGRDKVAF, encoded by the coding sequence ATGGCTAAAGGCAAGCAGAAGGTAATCATTACGTGTGCCGTGACGGGCGCGATCCATACGCCCAGCATGTCGCCGCATCTGCCGGTGACGGCGGACGAAATCGCGGAGGCGGCAATCGGCGCGGCCCGCGCGGGCGCCGCGGTGCTGCACCTGCATGCCCGCGATCCCAAGACCGGAAAGCCCTCGCAGGACCCTGCGCTGTTCGAGCCTTTTTTGAAACGCATCAAGCAGGAAACGGACGCGGTCATCAATATCACCACCGGCGGCAGCCCCCATATGACGGTGGAGGAACGCATGCGTCCGGCGGCGACTTTCAAGCCCGAGGTGGCCTCGCTGAACATGGGGTCCATGAACTTCGGGCTGTTCCCCATGCTGGATCGCTTCAAGGAGTTCCAGCATGATTGGGAACGCGAACACCTTGAAAACAGCCGCTCACTGATTTTCCGCAATACGTATCAGGACATCGAGAGCATCCTGGCCATCGGCAACGCCAACGGGACGCGCTTCGAGTTCGAGTGCTATGACATCAGCCACCTGTACAACCTCAAGCACTTCGTCGACCGTGGGTTGGTGAAGTCGCCGCCGTTCATTCAATCGGTGTTCGGCATCCTGGGCGGCATCGGGCCGCATCCGGAAGACCTGATGCACATGAAGCGCACGGCGGACAGGCTGTTCGGCAGCGAATATGAATGGTCCATCCTGGGGGCGGGGCGCAACCAGATCCCGCTGGCCACGATAGGCGCGGCCATGGGCTCGAACGTACGAGTGGGACTGGAGGATTCGCTGTGGATCGGGCCGGGAAAGCTGGCGGAATCCAACCGCGCCCAGGTGGAGCGGATCCGCACCATCCTGGAAGCGCTCAACCTTGAAATCGCCACGCCGGACGACGCGCGCGAGAAGCTGGGCCTGAAGGGCCGGGACAAGGTCGCGTTCTAG
- a CDS encoding ABC transporter substrate-binding protein, producing the protein MHKITRFALAVGTCGMLLSTGASADIKVGAVYPFSGALALLGQESFRGLEIAVNEVNAAGGVNGEKIQILKADAVDPNQAVSETKRLTSSGVAAVFGSYASGISYAATPVTELAGIPYFELGATAHKITQRGYKYLFRSNPNTGKYGYAVVNALHDLVAPGMGMSAKDIVIGIIHEDGPYGTDVAATEQQRAKELGYKVAEVLPYSAKTVDLSSLILRLKGANVNVVLQTAYQNDAILYFNQAKSAGFTPKVVIGAGGGYSLADTAKAVGPGINGVFDLDFPQGSINPQGAPGLDKFLQAYKTAYKSDPQSGHSLANYVGAKAFLEAMANAKSTDKDKIRAAVLAYKKKPGETANGWGFDFGEDGQNNASEFYVMQWQDNGKLVTISPPNLALGKPVFNK; encoded by the coding sequence ATGCACAAAATCACGAGGTTCGCCTTGGCGGTCGGCACATGCGGGATGCTGCTCAGCACGGGCGCATCGGCGGACATCAAGGTCGGCGCCGTCTATCCGTTCAGCGGCGCGCTGGCGCTGCTGGGACAGGAAAGCTTTCGCGGGCTGGAAATCGCCGTGAACGAAGTAAACGCCGCAGGCGGCGTCAATGGCGAGAAAATCCAGATCCTGAAGGCCGACGCCGTCGATCCCAACCAGGCGGTCTCGGAGACCAAGCGCCTGACCTCCTCCGGTGTGGCCGCCGTCTTCGGCAGCTATGCGTCGGGTATCTCCTATGCCGCGACGCCGGTCACGGAACTGGCCGGCATCCCCTATTTCGAACTGGGCGCCACGGCGCACAAGATCACGCAACGCGGCTACAAATACCTGTTCCGCAGCAATCCCAATACCGGCAAGTACGGCTATGCGGTCGTCAACGCGCTGCATGACCTGGTGGCGCCGGGCATGGGGATGAGCGCCAAGGACATCGTCATCGGCATCATCCATGAGGACGGCCCCTACGGCACGGACGTCGCGGCGACCGAACAACAGCGCGCCAAGGAGCTGGGCTACAAAGTCGCGGAAGTCCTGCCCTATTCGGCCAAGACGGTGGACCTGTCGTCGCTGATCCTGCGCCTGAAGGGCGCCAACGTGAACGTGGTGCTGCAGACGGCCTACCAGAACGACGCCATCCTGTATTTCAACCAGGCGAAGTCCGCGGGCTTCACGCCCAAGGTGGTGATCGGCGCGGGCGGCGGCTATTCGCTGGCCGACACCGCGAAGGCGGTGGGCCCCGGCATCAACGGCGTGTTCGACCTGGATTTCCCGCAGGGATCCATCAACCCCCAGGGCGCGCCGGGCCTGGACAAATTCCTGCAGGCCTACAAGACCGCATACAAGAGCGATCCGCAATCCGGCCACAGCCTGGCCAACTATGTGGGCGCCAAGGCCTTCCTGGAAGCCATGGCCAACGCCAAGTCCACCGACAAGGACAAGATCCGCGCCGCGGTGCTGGCCTACAAGAAGAAGCCGGGCGAGACCGCCAATGGCTGGGGCTTCGACTTCGGCGAGGACGGCCAGAACAATGCATCGGAATTCTATGTGATGCAGTGGCAGGACAACGGCAAGCTGGTCACCATCTCGCCACCCAATCTCGCGCTGGGCAAGCCGGTGTTCAACAAGTAG
- a CDS encoding GMC family oxidoreductase produces MDTYDFIIAGGGTAGCILANRLSADGRYRVLMLEAGRDGANMWVSIPAGFSKLLVDPVYNWRFQTEPEENVYNRAISVPRGRGVGGSTLINGGIYVRGQPDDYDAWEGGGAPGWGYRDVESYFRKLEDYPQGGASRGKGGPMHVVQVRERFALSDAFLAAAREDGQRINPDYNAGDQEGFGYYQVLQHRGRRWTVVDGYLDPARRRSNLHIVAGAQVTRLLFDGVRCVGVQYRRGVTETTARAGIETLLCMGAVQSPQMLELSGIGDPERLRALGIPVVQALPQVGENYREHYATRMNWRVKGTVTLNEMSRGWRLMQQLGKYYAARRGILTLGTGLVHGFVKTGPGMAMPDAQYFFVHASYANAAERILDRHPGMTLGVAQLRPQSVGSIHIRTASPYDAPAIRPNFLSAEVDRRCLVDAMKIARRIVGQPALRRYVSQETSPGAAVSTDDEWLDFARRNGQTIYHPVGTCRMGTDGGAVTDPRLRVRGIRGLRVVDASVMPGMVSGNTQAAVMMIAEKAADMVLEDAP; encoded by the coding sequence ATGGACACCTACGACTTCATCATTGCCGGCGGCGGGACGGCGGGCTGCATCCTGGCCAACCGCTTGAGCGCCGACGGGCGTTACCGCGTCCTGATGCTGGAAGCCGGCCGAGACGGCGCGAATATGTGGGTATCGATCCCGGCCGGCTTCAGCAAGCTGCTGGTGGATCCGGTCTACAACTGGCGCTTCCAGACCGAGCCGGAGGAAAACGTCTACAACCGGGCGATATCCGTCCCGCGGGGCCGGGGCGTGGGCGGGTCCACGCTGATCAACGGCGGCATTTACGTGCGTGGCCAGCCGGACGATTACGATGCCTGGGAAGGGGGCGGCGCGCCGGGATGGGGATATCGCGATGTCGAATCCTATTTCCGCAAGCTGGAAGACTATCCGCAAGGCGGCGCGTCGCGCGGCAAGGGCGGCCCCATGCACGTGGTCCAGGTGCGGGAACGCTTCGCGCTGTCCGACGCCTTCCTGGCCGCCGCGCGCGAGGACGGCCAACGCATCAACCCCGACTACAACGCCGGCGACCAGGAGGGTTTCGGCTACTACCAGGTGCTGCAGCATCGCGGCCGCCGCTGGACGGTGGTGGACGGCTATCTGGACCCGGCGCGGCGGCGCTCGAACCTGCATATCGTCGCCGGGGCACAGGTGACGCGGCTGTTGTTCGACGGCGTGCGTTGCGTGGGCGTTCAATATCGCAGGGGGGTGACGGAGACCACGGCCCGGGCCGGCATCGAGACGCTGCTGTGCATGGGTGCCGTTCAATCGCCGCAGATGCTCGAGCTGTCCGGCATCGGCGACCCGGAACGCCTGCGGGCCCTGGGCATCCCGGTGGTGCAGGCGCTGCCGCAAGTGGGGGAGAACTACCGCGAACACTATGCGACGCGCATGAACTGGCGCGTCAAGGGCACCGTGACCTTGAACGAGATGTCGCGCGGATGGCGGCTGATGCAGCAGCTGGGTAAGTACTACGCCGCGCGCCGCGGCATCCTGACCTTGGGCACAGGTCTGGTGCATGGCTTCGTCAAGACCGGGCCGGGCATGGCCATGCCGGATGCGCAGTACTTCTTTGTGCACGCCAGCTATGCCAATGCGGCCGAACGTATCCTGGATCGCCATCCCGGCATGACCTTGGGCGTGGCGCAGCTGCGGCCGCAATCGGTGGGCAGCATACACATCAGGACCGCCAGCCCATACGATGCGCCGGCCATCCGTCCGAATTTCCTTAGCGCCGAGGTCGATCGGCGCTGTCTGGTGGACGCCATGAAAATCGCCCGCCGTATCGTGGGACAGCCGGCCCTGCGCCGCTATGTATCGCAGGAGACGAGTCCTGGCGCGGCCGTCAGCACCGATGACGAATGGCTGGATTTCGCCCGGCGCAACGGCCAGACCATTTATCACCCGGTAGGCACCTGCCGCATGGGTACGGACGGCGGCGCGGTGACCGATCCCCGGCTGCGCGTGCGCGGGATACGGGGATTGCGGGTGGTGGATGCTTCGGTGATGCCCGGCATGGTATCGGGCAATACCCAGGCCGCGGTGATGATGATCGCCGAAAAAGCGGCCGATATGGTGCTGGAAGACGCGCCATGA
- a CDS encoding 3-hydroxyacyl-CoA dehydrogenase yields MPIVAIVGAGLVGQGWAIVFARAGWEVRLYDVAADRLAEAQALVEQQLYALQAHGLLQDAEAIAARVQTADSLDAALAGAAYVQENSPERLDVKRAVFGELDALAPPETILASSTSSIPASLFTEHLSHRHRCLVAHPVNPPYLIPVVEISGAPWTSADAIARTRDILAKVGQRPVVVRKEIEGFILNRLQGALLQEAFRLFRDGIASAEDIDTTIKDGLGLRWSFMGPLETIDLNAPGGIADYCQRYGAMYASIGAAQADCPAWDDALVKRLERERRERLPATDLPARRFWRDEQLMCLMRHKQRNGETNG; encoded by the coding sequence ATGCCTATCGTTGCCATTGTCGGTGCCGGGCTGGTGGGGCAAGGCTGGGCCATCGTGTTTGCACGTGCCGGCTGGGAGGTTCGCCTGTACGACGTGGCCGCGGACCGGCTGGCCGAAGCACAGGCCCTGGTCGAACAGCAGCTGTATGCGCTGCAGGCGCACGGACTGCTGCAGGACGCCGAGGCCATCGCCGCACGCGTGCAGACGGCCGACAGCCTGGATGCCGCACTGGCCGGCGCGGCCTATGTGCAGGAAAACTCGCCCGAACGGCTGGACGTCAAGCGGGCCGTGTTCGGCGAACTGGACGCACTGGCCCCGCCCGAGACGATACTGGCCAGTTCCACCTCAAGTATCCCGGCCAGCCTGTTCACGGAGCACCTGTCGCATCGCCATCGCTGCCTGGTGGCGCATCCGGTGAACCCGCCTTACCTGATTCCCGTGGTGGAAATCAGCGGCGCGCCGTGGACGTCCGCCGACGCGATCGCGCGCACGCGCGACATCCTGGCCAAGGTCGGCCAGCGGCCGGTGGTGGTCCGCAAGGAGATCGAAGGCTTCATCCTCAATCGCCTGCAGGGCGCATTGCTGCAAGAAGCCTTTCGCCTGTTCCGCGACGGCATCGCCAGCGCGGAGGACATCGATACGACGATCAAGGACGGCCTGGGCCTGCGCTGGTCCTTCATGGGGCCGCTGGAGACCATAGACCTGAACGCCCCCGGCGGTATCGCGGACTATTGCCAGCGCTATGGCGCGATGTACGCCTCCATAGGCGCCGCCCAGGCCGACTGCCCGGCGTGGGATGATGCGCTGGTGAAAAGGCTGGAGCGCGAGCGGCGCGAACGGCTTCCCGCCACGGACCTGCCGGCGCGCCGATTCTGGCGCGACGAACAACTGATGTGCTTGATGCGACACAAACAGCGGAACGGAGAGACGAATGGCTAA
- a CDS encoding ABC transporter permease, which translates to MRIFLSCMRALAGHWRRHPLQCASILCGLWLATALWSGVQALNAQAREDYARASAVLAGPAQAQWLPRQGGLLDQDVYVRLRLAGHAVSPVLEGRLRFPGEPPLSLRVLGIEPLGLPAGTVVAGQATSSFDLAAFIGLPGQAWVGPDTLQRLRMREGDVPVTVDGERLPPLRVQAGLAPGVIVMDIGHAQALLHAQGKISRLLLGADETQEPPAPWTDVLVAARAGERDDLDRLTASFHLNLAALGMLAFIVGLFIVHASIGLALEQRRALLRTLRALGISVRALVAALAVELGVFALAGGLAGVASGYLLAGLLLGDLAASLRGLYGAEVAGRLSLPAWWWLAGIGMTLLGVLAAGVGSLVRAARLPLLAVARPQAWRGAQVVSQRRQAIGAGLLVLLAAACAWGDSLASAFAMQAAILLAAALLLPSLLDGMLSWAARRAHGPLAAWFVADSRQQLPALSLALMALLLALGASVGVGSMTDGFRKTFVTWLDQRLSADIYLNPRDGAQGVDAADWLRGRPGVRAVLPQWRAATRVQGWPVELQGVVDHPETRRQWPLLRQAADAWRELGEGRGVMISEQLARRLHLRVGDRITLFPGAAGAPPAFSVTAVYADYGNPRGHVLLDAGVLRRYDPQAAVRSLNVYAEPDRLASLRAALESRYGRDGMQVVDQASIKLWSTQVFERTFAATAALNTLTLGVAGIALFISLLTLSQSRLGQLAPLWALGVPRARLAWLALGQVLTLSLMTVLCAMPLGILLAWTLVAVVNVQAFGWRLPLYVFPAQLLALAGLGLLTSALAAAWPVWQLRRRQPAELLRRFADEN; encoded by the coding sequence ATGAGGATCTTTCTTTCCTGCATGCGTGCGCTGGCCGGACACTGGCGGCGACATCCGCTGCAATGTGCCAGCATCCTGTGCGGCTTGTGGCTGGCGACGGCGTTGTGGAGCGGCGTGCAGGCGCTGAATGCGCAGGCGCGCGAGGATTATGCGCGCGCCAGCGCGGTGCTCGCCGGACCGGCGCAGGCACAATGGCTGCCGCGGCAGGGCGGGCTGTTGGACCAGGACGTGTACGTGCGGCTGCGCCTGGCGGGGCACGCGGTCTCGCCGGTGCTGGAAGGGCGGCTGCGCTTTCCGGGCGAGCCGCCGCTGTCGCTGCGCGTGTTGGGCATCGAACCGCTAGGCCTGCCCGCGGGGACGGTGGTGGCGGGGCAGGCCACTTCGTCCTTCGACCTCGCGGCGTTCATCGGCCTGCCGGGGCAAGCCTGGGTGGGGCCGGATACCTTGCAGCGCCTGCGCATGCGGGAGGGCGATGTGCCGGTGACCGTCGATGGCGAGCGCCTGCCTCCGCTGCGTGTGCAGGCGGGCCTGGCCCCGGGCGTCATCGTCATGGATATCGGTCATGCGCAGGCGCTGCTGCACGCGCAGGGCAAGATCTCGCGGCTGCTGCTCGGGGCGGATGAGACGCAGGAGCCGCCGGCGCCTTGGACCGATGTCCTGGTCGCGGCGCGCGCCGGCGAGCGCGACGACCTGGACCGCTTGACCGCCAGTTTTCACCTGAATCTGGCCGCCCTGGGGATGCTCGCCTTCATCGTGGGACTGTTCATCGTGCATGCCTCCATCGGCCTTGCGCTCGAACAGCGGCGCGCCTTGCTGCGTACCTTGCGCGCCCTGGGCATCAGCGTACGCGCGCTGGTGGCCGCGCTGGCGGTGGAACTCGGCGTATTCGCCTTGGCCGGCGGGCTGGCGGGTGTCGCCAGCGGTTATCTGTTGGCCGGGCTGCTATTGGGCGATCTGGCGGCCAGCCTGCGCGGGCTGTACGGGGCGGAAGTGGCCGGACGCCTGAGCTTGCCGGCGTGGTGGTGGCTGGCCGGCATCGGCATGACGCTGCTGGGCGTGCTGGCCGCCGGTGTGGGCAGCCTGGTCCGCGCCGCGCGCCTGCCGCTGCTGGCGGTAGCCCGGCCACAGGCCTGGCGTGGGGCGCAGGTTGTGTCGCAGCGGCGCCAGGCCATCGGTGCAGGCCTGCTCGTATTGCTGGCGGCCGCATGTGCCTGGGGCGACAGCCTGGCCAGCGCATTCGCGATGCAGGCAGCCATCCTGCTGGCCGCGGCCCTGTTGCTGCCGTCGTTGCTGGATGGCATGTTGTCCTGGGCGGCCCGCCGGGCGCACGGGCCGCTGGCGGCATGGTTCGTCGCCGACAGCCGCCAGCAGTTGCCGGCCCTGAGCCTGGCCTTGATGGCGCTGCTGCTGGCCCTGGGGGCGAGCGTGGGCGTGGGCAGCATGACCGACGGTTTCCGCAAGACATTCGTGACATGGCTGGACCAGCGCTTGTCGGCGGACATCTACCTGAATCCGCGTGACGGCGCGCAGGGGGTGGATGCCGCGGACTGGCTGCGCGGGCGGCCCGGCGTGCGGGCGGTGCTGCCGCAGTGGCGCGCCGCGACCCGCGTGCAGGGCTGGCCGGTCGAGCTGCAAGGCGTCGTCGATCATCCTGAAACGCGGCGGCAATGGCCTTTGTTGCGGCAAGCCGCGGACGCGTGGCGGGAATTGGGGGAGGGGCGTGGCGTGATGATCAGCGAGCAGCTGGCGCGGCGGCTTCACCTGCGCGTGGGCGACCGCATCACGCTGTTTCCGGGCGCGGCCGGCGCGCCGCCGGCTTTCAGCGTGACGGCCGTCTATGCCGACTACGGCAACCCGCGAGGCCACGTGCTGCTGGATGCCGGCGTGCTGCGCCGCTACGACCCGCAGGCCGCGGTGCGCAGCCTGAACGTCTATGCCGAGCCCGACCGGCTTGCATCGCTGCGCGCGGCGCTGGAGTCACGTTACGGCCGCGACGGCATGCAGGTGGTGGACCAGGCGTCCATCAAGCTATGGTCCACGCAGGTGTTCGAGCGGACCTTTGCCGCGACCGCGGCCTTGAACACCCTGACGCTGGGCGTGGCCGGCATCGCCTTGTTCATCAGCCTGCTTACCCTGAGCCAGAGCCGGCTGGGCCAGCTGGCGCCACTGTGGGCGCTGGGTGTGCCGCGCGCGCGGCTGGCATGGCTGGCGCTGGGCCAGGTGCTGACCTTGTCGCTGATGACGGTGCTGTGCGCCATGCCGCTGGGGATATTGCTGGCATGGACGCTGGTGGCCGTGGTGAATGTGCAGGCGTTCGGCTGGCGCTTGCCCTTGTATGTGTTTCCCGCACAGCTGCTGGCGCTGGCCGGGCTGGGGCTGCTGACCAGCGCGCTGGCGGCGGCTTGGCCGGTGTGGCAGCTGCGCCGCCGGCAGCCGGCGGAATTGCTGAGGCGGTTCGCCGATGAGAACTAG
- a CDS encoding SDR family oxidoreductase produces the protein MFDEVDFRGRKVLITAGADGLGWEMTQLFHRAGAHVMICDVNQARLDEAGRELPGLHTVLADVADEASVAALFQAVDARLGGLDVLVNNAGIAGPTGHVETLSKADWDRTLAVNITGQFLCARLAVPLLKQSRAGVMINLSSAAGHLGFPGRSAYAASKWAVVGFTKTLALELGPHGIRVNAILPGAVEGPRIRAVIDAKARALGRPVAEIAGQYETQAALGRMITARDVANMVLFNASEAAGSISGQAIAVDGYTEKLY, from the coding sequence ATGTTCGACGAAGTCGATTTCCGCGGCAGGAAGGTCCTTATCACGGCGGGCGCCGATGGCCTGGGGTGGGAGATGACGCAGCTGTTCCACCGCGCCGGCGCCCATGTGATGATCTGCGACGTCAACCAGGCGCGATTGGACGAAGCGGGCAGGGAGCTGCCCGGGCTGCATACGGTACTGGCCGACGTGGCGGACGAGGCCAGCGTTGCCGCACTGTTCCAGGCCGTGGACGCTCGGCTGGGCGGCCTGGACGTGCTGGTCAACAACGCCGGCATCGCCGGCCCCACCGGCCATGTCGAAACGCTGTCCAAGGCCGATTGGGATCGTACGCTGGCGGTGAACATCACCGGGCAATTCCTGTGCGCGCGCCTGGCCGTGCCGCTGCTGAAGCAGTCCAGGGCGGGCGTCATGATCAACCTCTCGTCGGCGGCGGGCCATCTTGGATTTCCAGGACGGTCGGCCTACGCGGCATCCAAATGGGCGGTCGTCGGGTTCACCAAGACGCTGGCGCTGGAGCTGGGCCCGCATGGCATCCGCGTCAATGCCATCCTGCCTGGCGCGGTGGAAGGACCGCGCATCCGTGCCGTGATCGACGCCAAGGCGCGCGCCCTGGGCCGGCCCGTGGCGGAAATCGCGGGCCAATACGAAACCCAGGCCGCGCTGGGCCGCATGATCACCGCGCGGGACGTGGCCAATATGGTGCTGTTTAATGCCAGCGAGGCGGCCGGCAGTATTTCCGGCCAGGCCATCGCGGTCGACGGCTACACCGAGAAGCTCTACTAG
- a CDS encoding GntR family transcriptional regulator: protein MSNLKPVKKENLSVRVYTEIREALINGQYEPGERLIIGELAQELGVSITPVREAIFRLISEQGLEMQAATAVYVPYVNSEKMREIQQIRFHLEGMGAAEAARKITRAQLDKLVALQEEFIAHTSTDPKRASYLNRKFHFAILEASRMPILRNTVESFWVITGPILKVFHVKTAGLDYSGGQHRHEAVLTALKARDPEAATKAIQADLVWGGKIMIDWLVEKEKEQEALAAAARGK, encoded by the coding sequence ATGTCCAACCTGAAGCCCGTCAAAAAAGAGAACCTGTCGGTCCGGGTCTATACCGAAATACGGGAAGCGCTCATCAACGGCCAATACGAGCCTGGCGAGCGGCTGATCATCGGTGAACTGGCCCAGGAACTGGGCGTGTCCATCACACCGGTGCGGGAAGCGATTTTCCGGCTGATCAGCGAACAAGGGCTGGAAATGCAGGCCGCCACGGCCGTCTACGTGCCTTACGTCAACTCGGAAAAGATGCGGGAGATCCAGCAGATCCGCTTCCACCTGGAAGGCATGGGCGCCGCGGAAGCCGCGCGCAAGATCACACGGGCGCAGTTGGACAAGCTGGTGGCGCTGCAGGAAGAATTCATCGCCCATACGTCCACCGACCCCAAGCGCGCGAGCTACCTGAACCGCAAATTCCATTTCGCCATTCTGGAAGCCAGCCGGATGCCGATCCTGCGCAACACGGTGGAATCGTTCTGGGTCATCACGGGCCCTATCCTGAAGGTCTTCCACGTCAAGACAGCGGGCCTGGATTACTCAGGCGGGCAACATCGCCACGAGGCCGTACTGACGGCCTTGAAGGCACGCGACCCCGAAGCCGCCACCAAGGCGATCCAGGCAGACCTGGTCTGGGGCGGCAAGATCATGATCGATTGGCTGGTCGAAAAAGAAAAAGAACAGGAAGCGCTGGCCGCGGCTGCGCGCGGCAAATAG